One stretch of Spirochaetaceae bacterium DNA includes these proteins:
- a CDS encoding ATP-binding protein: MRTFNTAGPIDAEDHYHIPPLQRIDLDEVLGLVANKKYFVLHAPRQTGKTSALLALRDLLNGGQAGDYRCLYANVENAQAVRENVAEAMRTVLAELAFQASVTLGDETLDELWPALLERVGPAQALRQALARWCMAAPRPLVLLIDEIDALVGDSLLSVLRQLRTGYVDRPQRFPHSIVLCGLRDVRDYRIHSSAEDRLVLGGSAFNIKSESLRLGDFSEQEMRALTTQHTQQTGQAFTEDALGLIRERTAGQPWLVNALCYDACFRHKPGRDRTRPITAAAILEAQERLILRRDTHIDDLANKLREERVRRVIEPILAGTDEIRGSEEDLAYARDLGLVAPASDRPPRVANPIYAEVVPRHLNNLVQATLPQRMAWYVDADGGLDVEGLVAAFQAFFREHSEHWVQRFEQYHEAGPQLLLQAHLQRVVNGGGRIEREYALGRGRTDLLIAWPQGGRERRWVVECKLRRGDLERTIAEGLAQTRAYADRCAAEAGHLIVFDRSPERTWEQKIFRRPPPPGMDIPVTVWGM; this comes from the coding sequence GTGCGTACGTTCAATACCGCCGGCCCGATCGATGCGGAGGACCACTACCACATCCCGCCGCTGCAGCGGATCGACCTCGACGAGGTGCTCGGCCTGGTGGCGAACAAGAAGTACTTCGTGCTGCACGCGCCGCGGCAGACCGGCAAGACGTCGGCGCTGCTGGCGCTGCGCGACCTGCTGAACGGCGGGCAGGCGGGCGACTATCGCTGCCTGTATGCCAACGTCGAGAACGCTCAAGCGGTGCGCGAGAACGTGGCCGAAGCGATGCGCACCGTGCTCGCCGAGCTGGCGTTCCAGGCGAGCGTGACGCTGGGCGACGAGACCCTGGATGAGTTGTGGCCGGCGCTGCTGGAACGGGTCGGGCCGGCTCAGGCGTTGCGCCAGGCGCTGGCGCGCTGGTGCATGGCGGCCCCGCGCCCGCTGGTGCTCCTGATAGACGAAATCGACGCCCTGGTGGGTGACTCCCTGCTGTCGGTACTGCGGCAACTGCGCACCGGATACGTCGACCGCCCGCAGCGCTTTCCGCACAGCATCGTCCTGTGCGGCCTGCGCGACGTGCGTGACTACCGCATCCACTCGTCAGCGGAGGATCGCCTGGTGCTCGGCGGCAGCGCGTTCAACATCAAGTCGGAGTCGTTACGGCTCGGCGACTTCAGCGAGCAGGAGATGCGCGCGCTGACCACGCAGCACACGCAACAGACCGGCCAGGCGTTCACGGAAGATGCGCTGGGGCTGATCCGGGAGCGCACCGCCGGCCAGCCGTGGCTGGTGAACGCGCTGTGCTACGACGCCTGCTTCCGCCACAAGCCGGGGCGCGACCGTACGCGCCCGATCACCGCGGCCGCCATCCTGGAAGCGCAGGAGCGGCTGATCCTGCGCCGTGACACCCACATCGACGACTTGGCGAACAAGCTGCGCGAGGAGCGCGTGCGGCGCGTGATCGAGCCGATCCTGGCCGGCACCGACGAGATCAGGGGCTCCGAAGAGGATCTCGCCTACGCCCGCGACCTGGGATTGGTGGCGCCCGCCTCCGACCGACCGCCGCGCGTCGCCAACCCGATCTACGCCGAGGTCGTGCCGCGCCATCTGAACAACCTGGTGCAGGCGACGCTTCCGCAGCGGATGGCGTGGTACGTGGATGCCGACGGCGGGCTGGACGTGGAGGGGTTGGTCGCGGCGTTCCAGGCGTTCTTCCGGGAGCATTCCGAGCACTGGGTGCAGCGCTTCGAGCAATACCACGAGGCGGGGCCGCAGTTGCTGCTGCAGGCGCACCTGCAGCGGGTGGTCAACGGCGGCGGGCGCATCGAGCGGGAGTACGCGCTGGGGCGGGGCAGGACCGACCTGCTGATCGCGTGGCCGCAGGGCGGGCGCGAGCGGCGCTGGGTGGTGGAGTGCAAGCTGCGGCGCGGCGACCTGGAGCGCACCATTGCGGAAGGACTGGCGCAGACGCGCGCCTACGCGGACCGGTGCGCCGCCGAGGCGGGCCACCTCATCGTGTTCGACCGCTCGCCGGAGCGCACCTGGGAGCAGAAGATCTTCCGCCGCCCGCCGCCGCCCGGCATGGACATCCCGGTCACGGTGTGGGGCATGTAG
- a CDS encoding AAA family ATPase codes for MTEPTGGKELNTPYPQIPYGWADFEAMRRERTLYVDKTRFLHDLEQERFAFLIRPRRFGKSCWVALLESYYDRNRADRFEAIFGGTDIARRPTPNRHRYVILRFDFSAFDDTLETLRERFETYCLIKLRGALERNRDLFPEPVIDRILSHPSIDGKLNQLFEYTGGQNIPLYVLIDEYDNFANTILAHRGAEAYESFTRGGGFYRTFFATLKAGAGQGGGVERMFITGVSPITMDDVTSGFNIGVNISLRRKFNDLLGFTKADVRNLLDTYHEHGVMNQDVDDTLAVMSEWYNGYRFAKGATGDLYNTGMVLYYLNESIANEAPSEELIDTNVRIDYGKLRHLLTVNRQLNGNFDLLRHLLGEGWVDSELRSGFPLEELNQRENFVSLLHYFGLLSIREVHEYAPRLAIPNQTVRRLMYGYLRDGYRDVGVFSVDLHTFGRLVHEMAFRGAWRPVLEFLTAAIAGQTSIRDYIDGEKVIQGFLAAYLSATEHFVFHTERELGGGYADICLEPHLQRYPGMRHGYVIELKYLGRGAPAGAARVAAVARQAVEQLQRYVADERLARQYPAVRFTGLAVVFHGWQLIHAESVSAPSPREALFADEHDEHLRA; via the coding sequence GTGACGGAACCGACCGGAGGCAAGGAGCTGAACACCCCGTATCCACAGATACCGTACGGCTGGGCCGACTTCGAGGCGATGCGCCGGGAGCGCACCCTGTACGTGGACAAGACGCGCTTCCTGCACGACCTGGAACAGGAGCGGTTCGCCTTCCTGATCCGCCCGCGCCGCTTCGGCAAGTCGTGCTGGGTGGCCCTGCTGGAGAGCTACTACGACCGCAACCGCGCCGACCGCTTCGAGGCGATCTTCGGCGGCACCGACATCGCGCGGCGGCCGACACCGAACCGCCACCGCTACGTGATCCTGCGCTTCGACTTCTCGGCGTTCGATGATACCCTGGAGACCCTGCGCGAACGGTTCGAGACCTACTGCCTCATCAAGCTGCGTGGCGCGCTGGAGAGGAACCGCGACCTGTTCCCCGAACCGGTGATCGATCGCATCCTCTCCCACCCGTCGATAGACGGCAAGCTGAACCAACTATTCGAGTACACCGGCGGGCAGAACATCCCGCTGTACGTGCTGATCGACGAGTACGACAACTTCGCCAACACCATACTGGCTCATCGCGGGGCGGAGGCGTACGAGTCATTCACCCGCGGGGGCGGCTTCTACCGCACCTTCTTCGCCACCCTCAAGGCCGGCGCCGGGCAGGGCGGCGGCGTGGAGCGGATGTTCATTACCGGCGTGTCGCCAATCACCATGGACGACGTGACCAGCGGCTTCAACATCGGCGTCAACATCAGCCTGCGGCGCAAGTTCAACGACCTCCTGGGCTTCACGAAAGCCGACGTACGCAATCTGCTGGACACCTACCACGAGCACGGCGTAATGAACCAGGACGTGGACGATACGCTGGCGGTGATGAGCGAGTGGTACAACGGCTACCGCTTTGCCAAGGGTGCGACCGGCGACCTGTACAACACCGGCATGGTGCTCTACTACCTCAACGAATCCATCGCCAACGAGGCGCCCTCGGAGGAACTGATCGACACCAACGTGCGCATCGACTACGGCAAGCTGCGCCACCTGCTGACCGTCAACCGGCAGCTCAACGGCAACTTCGACCTGCTGCGCCACCTGCTCGGCGAAGGCTGGGTGGACAGCGAGCTGCGCAGCGGATTCCCGCTGGAAGAGCTGAACCAGCGGGAGAACTTCGTGTCGCTGTTGCACTACTTCGGGCTGCTGAGCATCCGCGAGGTGCACGAGTACGCGCCGCGGCTGGCGATCCCCAACCAGACCGTCCGCCGCCTGATGTACGGCTACCTGCGCGACGGCTACCGCGACGTGGGCGTGTTCTCGGTGGACCTGCACACCTTCGGCCGGCTGGTGCACGAGATGGCGTTCCGTGGCGCGTGGCGCCCGGTGCTGGAGTTCCTGACCGCCGCGATCGCCGGCCAGACCTCGATCCGCGACTATATCGACGGCGAGAAAGTAATTCAGGGCTTCCTGGCGGCCTATCTGAGCGCCACCGAGCACTTCGTGTTCCACACCGAGCGGGAGCTGGGTGGCGGCTACGCCGACATCTGCCTGGAGCCGCACCTGCAGCGCTACCCCGGCATGCGCCACGGCTACGTGATCGAGTTGAAGTACCTGGGGCGCGGCGCGCCGGCGGGCGCGGCGCGCGTAGCGGCGGTGGCGCGACAGGCGGTCGAGCAGCTACAGCGCTACGTCGCCGACGAACGGCTGGCCCGCCAGTATCCGGCGGTCCGCTTCACCGGCTTGGCCGTGGTGTTCCACGGCTGGCAACTGATTCACGCCGAGTCCGTATCCGCTCCCTCCCCGCGAGAAGCGCTCTTCGCCGACGAACACGACGAACATCTCCGTGCCTGA